One segment of Chionomys nivalis chromosome 3, mChiNiv1.1, whole genome shotgun sequence DNA contains the following:
- the LOC130872062 gene encoding immunoglobulin omega chain-like, whose amino-acid sequence MAWISVLIMMLAHLTGGGPQPVLHQPPSASSSLGTTVRLACAPSSNYNMDIYSIYWFQMRPGHPPRFLLGHFSHSDKLLGPKIPARFSGSRDVARNVVYLSISELQPEDEAVYYCAMGPRSQEREKWMERERGGEK is encoded by the exons ATGGCCTGGATTTCTGTCCTGATCATGATGCTGGCCCACCTCACAG GTGGTGGCCCTCAGCCCGTGTTGCATCAACcaccatctgcctcttcctcgcTTGGAACCACCGTTCGTCTCGCCTGCGCCCCAAGCAGCAACTATAACATGGACATTTACAGCATTTACTGGTTCCAGATGAGGCCGGGTCACCCTCCCAGGTTCCTGCTGGGACATTTTTCACACTCAGACAAGCTCCTGGGTCCCAAGATACCTGCTCGCTTCTCCGGATCCAGAGACGTGGCCAGGAACGTGGTGTATCTGAGCATCTCTGAACTGCAGCCTGAGGACGAGGCTGTGTATTACTGCGCCATGGGGCCCCGGAGCCAGGAAAGGGAGAagtggatggagagggagagaggaggagaaaagtag